Within Babylonia areolata isolate BAREFJ2019XMU chromosome 3, ASM4173473v1, whole genome shotgun sequence, the genomic segment TCGCCAACCCACAAGCTCTTTGAaccaaaataaaaatactttGTTCATCTTTGCTAATGTGCGTGTTTATGCTTGTCTCCTTTCAGTCTAATAtgatcatcttagatgaacagactataaataaataaacgaacgaagctTGTCTCCGTATTGTCTTGTCCATTAGTCCCGTCAGTcacgtgtgtgagtgggtgtgtgtgtgccctgtacaatttAACTAACTTCCCTATATTCAGTCACACATCATTTTCACCGTTAATTTGCCAATTATAAAGTTATAATTCTTTAGCTGCCGTCTTCGTAATATATAATATCACtttgcctctttctgtctttccaatcCAATCATATGTTTCCAAGCAGGTGGTAGTAATTACATATTACAAATTTATATTCCATTCTTCCAGTGGAAATAATTCTAATTATGAAACAAAGATTAGGTAAATTAAGTGTAagcaaaacaatattcttttctccctgtcatAGTAGCAATGATGATTATAAACACTTGACAAGTTTAAAAACAGTATGATAACATAATAACATTGAGGGTTTTTTTAAAGACCAAAAAGCAAAACGaccatcaaatgcacatacatattCATTTATCTCTATTAATCCATTGACGCTACAATAATGTATTAAGATAAACACCAGAAATATTCTAagtattttttttccaatctcaccTGAGCACCAGGTCTCAGAGCCAAAGTTCTCTGTGGCTGTAAGCTGAACGGCCGCACAGGTTTGATGACAAAAAAGTTGTGCCAGAGAGCACGCATCTACCTGAGCTCTCGCCTGAACATccgtataagaaaaataaatgttcactcaAGCGCCCCATGCGCCTCGTGCAACCACACATACATCAAAATTGACTCTCTCAAGAAAATgttatgccacacacacaaaaaatgtctaCTTTGATGTGATGACTTCCAtcacactctcttctctctgtcctctctctcctcactctttctctcttctctctatcttacctctgtcctctctctcctcactctttctctcttctctctgtcttacctctgtcctctctctcctcactctttctaTCTTCTATCttacctctgtcctctctctcctcactctttctgtcttctctctatcttctctctgtcctctctctcctcactctttctaTCTTCTATCttacctctgtcctctctctcctcactctttctctcttctctctatcttacctctgtcctctctctcctcactctgtcttctctctgtcctctctctcctcactctttcttcttcgctttcctctctgtcctctctctcagcATGCGTTGGTGTCTGAGTACCAGCATGTTTGTGCTGGTGTATACTTGTTGagctgtgtgtgtacatctggtgttgtgttgtgtttgttcaggtgttgtgtggtgtgtacagttcttgtgtgtttacaggtgtggctgtgtatttacagatgttgtttgtgtacaggtgttgtgtgtttacgggtgttgtgttctttgtgtacaggtgttgtgtgtttacaggtattgctgtgtgtgtacaggtgttgttgtgtgtgcaggtgttctgttgtgtgtgtacaggtgatgttgtgtgtacaggtgatgtgtatACAGGTGAggttgtgtgtacaggtgatgtgtgtgcagatgttctgttgtgtgtgtacatgtgatgttgtgtgtacaggtgatgttgttgtgtgtacaggtgttgagtgtgtgtacaggtgatattatgtgtacaggtgatgttatgtgtgcaggtgttgtgtgtacaggtgatgttgtgtgtacaggtaatgtgtgtacaggtgatgttgtgtgtgcaggtgtttttcATCATGAGGAAGAAGTTCAGCCAGGTGACCTTTCTCCATGTCTTCCATCACGGCATCATGCCCATCTCCTGGTGGTTTGGCGTCAAACTGGTGCCTGGTGcggctttcatctctctctctctctcacttcctttctctctcacacacacactcacacacacatgtacacacatgcttatgcacacacacacacacacacacacacacacacacacacacacacacacacacaaacacaaacacacgtacacacacacacagagaacattttGCAGCTACACTTCACGATaggctctgagtgtgtgtgtgggtgtgtgtgtgtgtcagtgtgtgtggcatgtgtgtgtgtgatagtttgaCCAAGGCATTAGGTTTATGCCTGGGTCACacatctgctcttttttctttctttttctaaaacagatgtgtgtggcgtatatggatcagtatgcacactttgatgcctccttgtattgtgtgtgtgtgtgtgtgtgtatgtggttgtgtgtgtgtggtgtggtgtgtgtgtggtgtggtatgtgtgtgtatatatgtgtgtgtgtgtgtgtgtgtgtgtgtgtgtgtgcaggggggtttGGCACCTTCTACTCCCTGTTGAACTCGTTCATCTACCTGATGATGtacaccttttgtgtgtgtgtttgtgtatgtgtgtgtgtgtgtgtgtgtgtgtgtgtgcaggggggtttGGCACCTTCCACTCCCTGTTGAACTCGTTCATCCACCTGATGATGtacaccttttgtgtgtgtgtgtgtgtgtgtgtgtgtgcaggagggttTGGCACTTTCCACTCCCTGTTGAACTCGTTCATCCACCTGATGATGtacaccttttgtgtgtgtgtgtgtgtgtgtgtgcaggggggtttGGCACCTTCCACTCCCTGTTGAACTCGTTCATCCACCTGATGATGtacaccttttgtgtgtgtgtgtgtgtgtgtgtgcaggagggttTGGCACCTTCCACTCCCTGTTGAACTCGTTCATCCACCTGATGATGTACACCTACTATGGACTGTCGGCCCTGGGCCCTGCCTTCAGCCGCTTCCTGTGGTGGAAGAAATACATGACCTCCATGCAGATCGTCAGTCACACCGCCTTTCTCTCTGCTCTTGTCTTGTCACGTGTGGTGTCGATAGCTGTCTACAGAACCACAGATGTGGCCACCCTTTTTGCCATGGATAGAGTAGATTATAGAACCACAGATGTGGCCACCCTTTTTGCCATGGATAGAGTAGATTATAGAACCACAGATGTGGCCACCCTTTTTGTCATGGATAGAGTAGATTATAGAACCACAGATGTGGCCACCCTTTTTGCCATGGATAGAGAAGATTATGGAACCACAGATGTGGCCACCCTTTTTGCCATAGAGAGGATTATAGAACCACAGATGTGGCCACCCTTTTTGCCATGGATAGAGAAGATTATGGAACCACAGATGTGGCCACCCTTTTTGCCATAGAGAGGATTATAGAACCACAGATGTGGCCACCCTTTTTGCCATGGATGGAGTAGATTATAGAACCACAGATGTGGCCACCCTTTTTGCCATGGATAGAGTAGATTACAGAACCACAGATGTTGCCAGCTTTTTATCATGGCTTCTTCCTGAAGCACTGATTAGTTTAACATGGGGCAGAAAACTGTTAGTTATACTATAATTTTggtctgcattcatgggctgcccCTCCCATGTTCACTGATATGCATGTACTAgtaggcttttgtgtgtgtgactttgtaggcatccatactctgggggtggggggagtatgtttttgtttccataacttatTGAATGCTGACATGTTACTGGAATTTaaatgtgcgcatttgatcttctggaGTTCTACATGCATATGCTCACAAAGGGGGTTggagcactagcaggtctgcatatctgttgaccaGGGAGGTCAGAAAAATCagaacccaccaggcgccataaacgggattcaaacccaggacccttagatgggaagtccaatgcttcaactacttggctgttgcacctattatagatataattattattctcCTGAATCATTCATTATagatataattattattgattGAAGCAGTCGTTTAGATATAATCATTATTAACTTGAAGCAGTCATTTAGATATGATTACTATCAACCTGAAGCAGTCATTtagatatgattattattatcctgAAGCAGTCATTATAGATATAATTGTATTTACCTGAAGATGTCATTTAGATGTAATTATTATTAACCCGAAGCAGTCATTTAGATATGATTACTATTGACCTGAGGCATTAGATATACTAATTATTGACCTGAAGCAGTCAATagagatataattattattaacctGAAGCAGTCATTTAGATATAATTGTTATTGACCTGAAGCAGTCGTttagatataattattattaacctGAAGCAGTCATTCggagtagtcattcggatgagacgataaaccgaggtcccgtgtgctgcatgcacttagcgcacgtaaaagaacccacggcaacaaaagggttgttcctggcaaaattctgtagaaaaatccactttgataggaaaaacaaataaaactgcacacaggaaaaaatacaaaaaaatgggtggcgctgtagtatggcgacgcgctctccatggagagagcagcccgaatttcacacagaggaatctgttgtgataaaaagaaatacaaatacaaacaaatacagtcaTTTAGATATAATTATTATGGACCTGAAGCAGTCATTTAGATATAATTATTATTGACCTGAAGCAGTCATtaggtataattattattaacctGCAGCAGTCATTTAGATATAATTATGGACATGAAGCAGTCATTTAGATATAATTATTTACCTGAAGCAGTCATTTAGATATAAGAAAAAGTGAGGGGATTCCACTTTGATATTATCTGGACCTTTGAGACTGCTTGGTATTTTGTAGCTCCAGTGGGATTTGTTATGGGCACATGTCTTTGTATTTCAGAAAGAAAACATGACTATatcattgtgtgagtgtgtatgtgtgattatgtgtgtgtgtgtgtgtgattatgtgtgtgtgtttgattctgtgtgtatgttttacagaCGCAGTTTGTGCTGGTGACAATCCACTCAGTACAGCTGCTGTTCATCGAGTGCAACTACCCCATCTTCTTCGTCTACTGGATCGGGTTCTACGCCGTCATTTTCCTGGTCATGTTCGCTCACTTCTACATCAAGACGTACCGTGCAAAGGACAAGTCTTCAGCCCACCGCCCAGCTCAAGCTGTGGCCAATGGCAAGGACAAGTCCAGTTGATGACGTCAGGCTGGGAAATCCTCACCCCTGTCACATGATCACTGTTGGATAGACTACTTTGGACTTTCTACTTTCAACTATCAGGCTATTGTACTTTTACTATCAGTTACTTATACTTGTATTATATCAGTAACATTGTGTTTTGATAGAATCCTGCAGTTCTTTTGGTTTGTATTAAGACTTGCTGTGTTTTGATAGAATCCTGCAGTTCTTTTTGTAAGCATTTACATTGTGTTTTGATAGAATCCTACTGTGTTTGGTTAGCATTAACATTGTTTTGATAAAATCCTACTGTTTTTGGGTTAACATTGTGTTTTGATAGAATCCAACTGTTTTTGGATAACATTGTGTTTTGATAGAATCCTACTGTTTTAGGTTAACATTGCTTTCTGAGTGCATACAGTTATGGACTGTTTTCTGTTAGCTCCAATGTTCTGAAGAAGAGCAATGGACTGtgaataatttgtgtgtgcactaAAGGAATGTTG encodes:
- the LOC143279911 gene encoding very long chain fatty acid elongase 7-like isoform X1, whose translation is MATLITQAVHMYDKVMENADPRVAGWFLMDSPLPSFVICLAYFIFVALGPSIMKDRKPIEMRRVLVVYNIAMVGMSTFCFVEFLLSGWLAGYTLGCQPVDYSYSPQALRMARVCWWFYFSKFIELLDTVFFIMRKKFSQVTFLHVFHHGIMPISWWFGVKLVPGGFGTFHSLLNSFIHLMMYTYYGLSALGPAFSRFLWWKKYMTSMQITQFVLVTIHSVQLLFIECNYPIFFVYWIGFYAVIFLVMFAHFYIKTYRAKDKSSAHRPAQAVANGKDKSS
- the LOC143279911 gene encoding very long chain fatty acid elongase 7-like isoform X2, whose amino-acid sequence is MENADPRVAGWFLMDSPLPSFVICLAYFIFVALGPSIMKDRKPIEMRRVLVVYNIAMVGMSTFCFVEFLLSGWLAGYTLGCQPVDYSYSPQALRMARVCWWFYFSKFIELLDTVFFIMRKKFSQVTFLHVFHHGIMPISWWFGVKLVPGGFGTFHSLLNSFIHLMMYTYYGLSALGPAFSRFLWWKKYMTSMQITQFVLVTIHSVQLLFIECNYPIFFVYWIGFYAVIFLVMFAHFYIKTYRAKDKSSAHRPAQAVANGKDKSS